A window of the Clupea harengus chromosome 8, Ch_v2.0.2, whole genome shotgun sequence genome harbors these coding sequences:
- the map4k6 gene encoding mitogen-activated protein kinase kinase kinase kinase 6 yields MSVVRTTNNHAEAAMDAIGVLYTNPLDDYELLHSIGSGTYGDVFKARCIETSVISAIKVIKLDPGEDLSSIQQEITMMKECTHKNIVAYFGSYHRNNKLWICMEYCGGGSLQDIYHVTGPLKERQIAYVCRETLQGLHYLHQMGKMHRDIKGANILLTKRGDVKLADFGVAAEINASVSKRKSFIGTPYWMAPEVAAVEKKGGYNQLCDIWAVGITSIELAELQPPMFDLHPMRALMLMSKSSFQPPKLKDKTQWSTVFHSFVKMSLIKNPRRRPTAEKLLQHAFVTQLLTRTLVIELLDMANNPDLQTTLTMDESDLETCSAFPDKIQSLGRHPPAQRTQSEEQFDHVKFGPPKRKETDPCPDLGLYDDWSAIDDDKDSPSLLESVEEALLKRSLTIKRAPSGGESGNDSPGSDDEDKYGTVKRGTALASSAGSDVSLSLPSSLSSTPLNTKAQGSAAVPALDESPLLGGSGFCDLSLTLLKGSALFSDAPLFSGSSMSLGSLLSSPTTEGGGVSEEPGESAGKDTPPTRQPPLSPEWSTLRRKTEDSRSESHGLPPTPQVHMGACFSKVFNGCPLKTHSAVTWVLPKTKDQYLILGAEEGIYILNLHELHEDTMEKLLPQRCSWLYVMNNVLMSISGKSSQLFSHSLTALFDERRSMQRRQRHLSINAHRLSTRINSKKYSMSVKIPDTKGCRGCRVVRNPYTDSTFLCALVPSGLVLLLWYDPLQKFMQLKHIAMSLPESMPIFELLVVESEELPLLCIGARAHSPHTEHTNGQLQFDIIHLDDTPQDKPDGESLSVQQVTQLDRDTVLIALENTVKIVDLQGRPIKSMASELTFDFSIETLVCLQDSALAFWKHGLGGRSLCKNEVTQEITDKSRIFKVLGTNRDIILQSTPTGDPSATSNLYILTGHESSY; encoded by the exons ATGTCGGTGGTGAGAACTACGAACAACCACGCCGAAGCTGCCATGGATGCTATTGGGGTCTTGTATACGAATCCACTGGACGACTATGAACTGCTCCACAGTATTGGGAGTGGTACCTACGGTGATGTTTTCAAG GCTCGCTGCATCGAAACATCAGTCATTTCAGCCATCAAGGTCATTAAGCTTGATCCTG GGGAAGATTTATCGAGCATTCAGCAGGAGATCACCATGATGAAGGAATGTACTCACAAGAACATTGTGGCCTACTTTGGCAGCTATCACAG AAACAACAAGCTTTGGATTTGCATGGAGTATTGTGGGGGAGGGTCCTTGCAAGACATTTACCATG TGACAGGACCATtaaaggagagacagatagcATACGTGTGTCGGGAAACGCTGCAG GGGCTGCATTATCTGCACCAAATGGGAAAGATGCACAGAGACATTAAA GGAGCCAACATCCTCCTGACCAAGCGAGGGGATGTCAAACTGG CCGATTTTGGGGTGGCAGCTGAGATTAATGCCTCTGTCTCCAAGAGGAAGTCTTTCATTGGGACACCCTACTG GATGGCCCCAGAGGTTGCAGCggtggagaagaagggaggataCAACCAGCTGTGTGACATCTGGGCAGTGGGCATCACCTCCATTGAGCTGGCAGAGCTGCAGCCGCCTATGTTCGACCTGCATCCCATGAG AGCCTTGATGCTGATGTCCAAGAGCAGCTTCCAGCCACCCAAACTCAAGGACAAGACCCAATG GTCGACTGTATTTCATAGTTTTGTGAAGATGTCTCTTATCAAGAACCCACGGCGCAGGCCAACAGCCGAGAAACTCTTACAG catgcatttgtCACTCAGCTGTTGACTCGAACGCTGGTCATCGAGCTGCTGGACATGGCCAACAACCCTGACCTGCAGACGACACTCACCATGGACGAAAGCGACCTTGAG accTGCAGTGCCTTTCCTGATAAGATCCAGTCATTGGGCAGGCATCCACCTGCCCAGAGGACCCAGTCTGAGGAGCAGT TCGATCACGTCAAGTTTGGACCCCCTAAGAGGAAAGAGACTGACCCTTGCCCTGACCTG GGACTGTATGATGATTGGAGTGCCATTGATGATGACAAGGACTCCCc GAGTTTGCTGGAAAGTGTTGAGGaggcattgctgaagag AAGTCTAACCATCAAGAGAGCTCCATCCGGCGGGGAGAGTGGAAAT GATTCCCCAGGCTCTGATGATGAGGACAAATATGGCACCGTGAAGAGAGGCACAGCGCTCGCCTCTTCGGCGGGGTCAGAcgtttctctgtccctcccttcgTCGCTCTCCTCCACCCCGCTGAACACTAAGGCCCAGGGCAGCGCTGCCGTTCCTGCCCTGGACGAGTCGCCCCTCCTGGGCGGCTCTGGGTTCTGTGACCTCTCGCTCACGCTGCTAAAGGGCTCCGCGCTCTTCTCAGACGCGCCGCTCTTCTCCGGGTCCTCCATGAGCCTCGGCTCGCTGctctcctcccccaccaccGAAG GGGGCGGTGTTTCAGAGGAGCCAGGGGAAAGCGCGGGGAAGGACACGCCTCCGACTCGACAGCCTCCTCTCTCGCCAGAATGGAGCACGCTCCGGAGGAAGACCGAGGACTCG AGGTCTGAGTCCCACGGGCTTCCCCCTACACCCCAAGTGCAT ATGGGAGCCTGTTTCTCGAAGGTGTTTAATGGCTGTCCCCTGAAAACCCATAGTGCTGTTACATGGGTTTTGCCAAAAACCAAAG ATCAGTACCTCATCCTGGGAGCCGAGGAGGGAATCTACATCCTCAACCTCCATGAGCTCCATGAGGACACCATGGAGAAG CTCCTCCCACAGAGATGCAGCTGGCTGTATGTCATGAACAATGTGCTGATGTCTATTTCGG GGAAGTCCTCGCAGCTCTTCTCCCACAGCCTCACAGCGCTCTTTGATGAGCGGAGAAGCatgcagaggaggcagaggcacCTGTCAATCAACGCACACCGCCTGAGCACAAGGATAAACTCCAA GAAGTACTCCATGTCTGTGAAGATACCAGACACTAAAGGGTGCCGTGGGTGTCGTGTAG tgCGTAACCCCTACACAGACAGTACGTTTCTGTGTGCGCTGGTTCCATCTGGTTTAGTTCTGCTTCTGTGGTATGATCCACTGCAGAAGTTTATGCAACTCAAG CACATAGCGATGAGTTTGCCCGAGTCAATGCCCATCTTCGAGCTACTGGTGGTGGAGAGTGAGGAGCTGCCTCTGTTGTGCATAGGGGCCAGAGCTCACTCGccgcacacagaacacactaaCGGGCAGCTGCAGTTTGATATCATTCACCTGGACGATACCCCTCAGGACAAGCCAG atggTGAATCTCTCAGTGTACAGCAGGTGACTCAGCTGGACAGAGACACGGTTCTGATTGCACTGGAAA ACACTGTGAAAATTGTGGATCTGCAGGGACGTCCCATCAAAAGCATGGCCTCAGAGCTCACCTTTGATTTCTCCATTGAGACCTTGg TGTGTTTGCAGGACAGTGCTCTTGCCTTCTGGAAGCATGGACTCGGTGGGAGGAGCCTCTGCAAGAATGAG GTAACCCAGGAGATAACAGACAAAAGTCGTATATTCAAAGTCTTAGGAACAAACAG AGACATCATACTCCAGAGCACACCTACAGGGGATCCATCCGCTACCAGCAACTTGTACATCCTCACAGGCCACGAGAGCAGCTACTGA